The Etheostoma spectabile isolate EspeVRDwgs_2016 chromosome 1, UIUC_Espe_1.0, whole genome shotgun sequence genome has a segment encoding these proteins:
- the uacab gene encoding uveal autoantigen with coiled-coil domains and ankyrin repeats, translating into MKSLKYRLKKHEVNITNTDWNKYDDRLMKAVERSEVDKVAAVLSKKGIIPTKLDVEGRSAFHLAATRGHLDCLNLILGHSVDVTASDATGKSALHLASRNGHSLCVQKLLQHNSPVGNVDLQGRTALHDAVMAGCSSSVKLLCDSGASVNTTDFDGKTPLVLATQMCHPRICELLLERGADITIRDKQNKTALILGCEYGCKDAVEVLLKSGADMKAVDGLDHDAFHYARLSKNQELVALVKSYLDKATRDKEAAKMEQWKRQYSVERSEAAEVNIRDQIIHDLERQNETMQENLRKSHQDQRALLDKVNMLQQQLTQEKIAVEDTQKEKEQLKVLLSAKEREEGARGLETVKVQLRSTLGDYSVQSVIKGKENILVKQAHSLDSEQLFQNAVVPRSLSRPPEKSQPTVGWDVSAELEALRRELEAVKRKQQAAEDETARLQSALNRKNRECQELVQSRDTIQKQADQQVQELEDALGDVQKRMLDSECKVKQLQAHVVAVKEHLGGQAAEELRAQLQDIKAKYEGASAEVCRVRNRLKQSEKALEEYKSSENQLATEAEKLNQELEALTAERDELAETLLEMEAHLKETQTKHGNTVPAEKFDNMKNLLTNAVDEKERQIAELREDYDRVLEEVAELHRQLDTPSSQGGSGAMSAEEQQRIRVALEEQNDSLKRKLVDVTNKSQALIKEVGQSEEERDILREQLDEINSRIESDFIPMKVHEEARANMVTALEELEDKLVEASERYGKAEAQLQQLLTERPTLQENISRLQSASERHLREVDTLRSQNADLAKKHELLQRKCEDKDKECVQLTAQSQALKQSLEVEYVPRQQHEQVKMELSSTLESVKAEMLKLETKGKESAGELKNVKEASDTLKEKLEKVLLEMKKDYMSVKDHKAITDKLNAAVDEAENRANEVAGMYALAQEESLKLTRELEAQKKELDTIQEAIQSKFIPLTAAEEKEHSHSAQVKELTVKLLEMEEKYNTERSARESNRQEKDQLKVEIESVQQRLDSAVVTSEKHKNVEEEFKGKFEELTQKLVRLEQQHREVTLQNADLQNQNALSNAQIQNLQERLKSELTRIATYDTELKALHDAMQQAQADCKKAREAQQEEAQRVCALQKEVQERCGEEASLLQQQAKAKDALEAEVAKLRLALREEEENSAQRAEDVSALQSELLQATQALEEIRYKEDQMNQLKKEKQQLEEDVANLTNKLRSLAKESEEAHRETSQAREGESRARAEMEALQEKGRAIEREIRELKERYDESLSTIGDLQRRIQTSAQQTEAKDKKITELLTDVERLKQALNGLSQLAYTSNAPNKRQTQHIDTLHGQIKSLQQQLADAERQHREVVSIYRTHLLSAAQGHMDEDVQAALLQIIRMRQEFVC; encoded by the exons AACACAGACTGGAACAAGTATGATGATCGGCTGATGAAGGCTGTGGAACGGAGCGAGGTGGACAAGGTGGCTGCTGTTCTCAGCAAGAAGGGCATCATCCCCACCAAGCTCGACGTGGAAGGACGCTCAGC gtTTCATTTGGCTGCAACGCGAGGACACCTTGACTGTCTCAATCTTATCCTGGGACACAGTGTTGATGTCACTGCGAGTGATGCCACTG GTAAAAGTGCTCTTCACCTGGCTTCAAGAAATGGACATTCTCTGTGTGTGCAGAAACTCTTGCAG CACAACAGTCCAGTTGGAAATGTGGACCTACAAGGACGAACAGCTCTACACGATGCTG TCATGGCTGGCTGCTCCTCCAGCGTGAAACTCCTCTGTGACAGCGGAGCTTCTGTGAATACCACTGATTTT GACGGCAAGACACCTTTGGTGCTGGCAACCCAGATGTGTCATCCACGTATCTGTGAGCTGCTGCTGGAGAGAGGGGCTGACATCACCATCCgggacaaacaaaacaa GACGGCGCTGATCCTGGGCTGCGAGTACGGCTGTAAGGATGCGGTGGAGGTGTTGCTGAAGAGTGGCGCTGACATGAAGGCAGTTGACGGCTTGGATCACGATGCATTTCACTACGCTCGCCTCAGCAAGAACCAGGAACTTGTTGCGTTGGTCAAAAGTTACCTCGACAAAGCCACCAGAG ATAAGGAGGCTGCAAAGATGGAACAGTGGAAGCGACAG TATTCAGTGGAGAGATCGGAGGCAGCTGAGGTAAACATAAGGGATCAAATCATACAC GACTTGGAGAGGCAGAACGAGACCATGCAGGAAAATCTCAGGAAGTCCCACCAGGATCAGAGAGCCCTGTTAGATAAGGTCAACATGCTACAGCAACAGCTCACACAG GAAAAGATTGCTGTGGAAGACACTCAAAAAGAG AAGGAGCAGTTGAAGGTGTTACTCAGTgccaaagaaagagaagaaggagcTCGAGGCCTGGAGACTGTCAAGGTCCAGCTCCGGAGTACATTG GGGGACTACTCAGTGCAATCTGTTATCAAAG gtaaagaaaacattttggtCAAACAAGCTCACAGCCTGGATTCTGAGCAG cTGTTCCAGAATGCTGTCGTGCCCCGTTCACTGTCCAGGCCGCCAGAGAAAAGTCAGCCCACTGTAGGCTGGGACGTCTCTGCTGAACTGGAGGCACTCCGGCGTGAACTCGAGGCCGTCAAGAGAAAACAACAGGCAGCAGAGGACGAGACGGCGCGCCTTCAATCTGCCCTAAACCGTAAAAACCGAGAGTGCCAAGAGCTGGTTCAGAGCCGAGACACCATCCAGAAACAGGCTGACCAGCAGGTTCAAGAACTGGAGGACGCTTTGGGGGACGTCCAGAAGAGGATGCTGGATTCTGAGTGTAAGGTCAAACAGCTGCAAGCCCATGTAGTCGCCGTTAAGGAACACTTAGGAGGCCAGGCAGCAGAAGAACTGCGTGCCCAGCTCCAGGACATCAAGGCCAAGTATGAAGGTGCTTCGGCCGAAGTGTGTCGCGTTCGTAACCGCCTCAAACAGAGCGAGAAGGCCTTGGAGGAGTACAAGAGCAGCGAGAACCAGCTAGCAACAGAGGCAGAAAAGCTGAACCAAGAGCTGGAAGCTCTGACTGCAGAAAGAGACGAACTAGCAGAAACCCTTTTAGAAATGGAAGCCCATTTGAAGGAGACCCAGACAAAACATGGCAACACAGTGCCAGCTGAGAAGTTTGACAACATGAAAAACCTGCTGACAAACGCAGTAGACGAGAAGGAACGGCAGATCGCTGAGCTGAGGGAAGACTACGATCGTGTGCTGGAGGAGGTGGCGGAGCTCCATCGACAGCTGGACACTCCGTCATCCCAGGGAGGATCCGGGGCGATGTCTGCTGAGGAGCAACAGAGGATACGGGTGGCCCTCGAAGAGCAGAATGATTCACTGAAAAGGAAACTGGTCGATGTGACTAACAAAAGCCAGGCTCTAATTAAGGAGGTCGGCCAGAGCGAGGAGGAAAGAGATATACTACGAGAGCAGCTGGACGAGATCAACAGCAGGATTGAGAGCGACTTTATACCCATGAAGGTGCACGAGGAAGCCCGGGCGAACATGGTGACGGCTTTAGAGGAGCTGGAGGACAAACTGGTGGAAGCCAGCGAACGTTACGGAAAAGCAGAGGCACAACTCCAGCAGCTTCTAACCGAGAGGCCCACGCTGCAGGAGAATATCAGCAGGCTCCAAAGCGCAAGTGAGAGACACCTTAGGGAAGTGGACACTCTGAGATCTCAGAATGCCGACCTGGCGAAGAAACATGAACTTTTGCAGAGGAAATGTGAAGACAAAGATAAAGAGTGTGTACAGCTGACCGCGCAGAGCCAGGCTCTGAAACAAAGCTTGGAGGTAGAGTATGTTCCCAGACAGCAGCACGAGCAAGTGAAGATGGAGTTAAGTTCCACCTTAGAGAGTGTTAAAGCTGAGATGTTGAAGTTGGAGACCAAGGGAAAAGAGAGTGCAGGAGAATTGAAGAATGTGAAAGAAGCAAGTGATACGTTGAAagagaagttggaaaaagtcctgttggaaatgaaaaaagactACATGAGCGTAAAAGACCACAAAGCTATCACAGACAAGTTGAATGCTGCTGTGGACGAAGCAGAGAACAGAGCAAATGAAGTGGCTGGGATGTATGCGTTGGCTCAGGAGGAATCGCTAAAGCTTACCCGAGAACTGGAGGCGCAGAAGAAAGAACTTGATACCATACAGGAGGCTATTCAGTCCAAGTTTATCCCGCTGACAGCGGCTGAGGAAAAAGAACACTCGCACAGTGCCCAGGTGAAGGAGTTGACAGTCAAACTGTTGGAAATGGAAGAGAAGTATAATACAGAAAGGTCTGCCAGAGAGAGCAACAGACAGGAGAAAGATCAACTAAAAGTTGAGATTGAATCTGTTCAACAGAGACTTGACTCTGCTGTAGTTACCAGTGAAAAGCACAAGAATGTGGAGGAAGAGTTCAAGGGTAAATTTGAGGAATTAACTCAGAAGTTGGTTAGGCTAGAGCAGCAGCACAGGGAGGTAACGCTTCAGAACGCTGATCTTCAAAACCAGAACGCCCTCAGCAACGCTCAAATCCAGAATCTCCAGGAGCGTCTGAAATCGGAGTTGACTCGGATAGCAACATACGACACAGAGCTTAAAGCCCTCCACGACGCCATGCAGCAAGCCCAGGCCGACTGCAAGAAAGCCAGAGAGGCTCAGCAGGAGGAGGCCCAGAGGGTTTGTGCCCTACAGAAAGAAGTTCAGGAACGCTGTGGGGAAGAGGCATCTCTGCTGCAACAACAGGCCAAGGCCAAGGATGCCCTGGAGGCCGAGGTCGCTAAGCTTCGATTGGCTCTCCGCGAAGAGGAGGAGAACAGCGCCCAGAGGGCTGAAGATGTATCTGCCCTGCAATCTGAGCTCCTTCAGGCCACACAGGCTCTGGAGGAAATTCGCTACAAGGAAGACCAAATGAACCAGCTGAAGAAGGagaagcagcagctggaggaggaCGTCGCCAATCTGACAAATAAGCTACGGAGCTTGGCTAAGGAGAGTGAAGAGGCCCACCGGGAGACATCGCAAGCAAGGGAGGGTGAGAGCAGGGCGCGGGCCGAGATGGAGGCCCTCCAGGAGAAGGGCCGTGCAATTGAGAGAGAAATTAGGGAGCTGAAAGAGAGATATGATGAGTCGCTCAGCACCATCGGTGATCTTCAGAGGAGGATTCAGACATCAGCTCAGCAGACTGAAGCAAAAGACAAGAAG atCACAGAGTTGCTGACAGATGTTGAGCGATTGAAGCAGGCACTTAACGGTCTGTCCCAGCTGGCATACACAAGCAACGCCCCCAATAAGAGACAGACGCAGCACATCGACACACTCCATGGCCAGATCAAGAGCCTACAGCAACAGCTGGCT GATGCTGAGAGGCAACACAGGGAGGTGGTTTCAATTTATCGAACTCATCTTCTCAGCGCAGCACAG GGCCACATGGATGAGGACGTCCAGGCCGCCTTACTACAGATCATCCGCATGAGACAGGAGTTTGTGTGTTAA